Proteins from a genomic interval of Methanothrix sp.:
- the ahaH gene encoding ATP synthase archaeal subunit H, protein MDVVRDQMARHEILSRIKQAEADAKASVQQALQEKEKRIADATTEAANIVRTAESEAQAFYEKELAKAEGEVKAKKQSVISEGMRKVDALRSSASAKLDKAVEYMLKEFMGLLHA, encoded by the coding sequence ATGGATGTAGTGAGGGATCAGATGGCGAGACACGAGATCTTGTCGAGAATCAAGCAGGCAGAGGCGGATGCGAAGGCCAGTGTCCAGCAGGCCTTGCAGGAGAAGGAAAAACGCATCGCTGATGCCACTACCGAAGCAGCGAACATAGTGCGTACAGCTGAATCCGAAGCACAGGCCTTCTACGAGAAGGAACTCGCCAAGGCGGAGGGCGAAGTTAAGGCCAAGAAGCAATCGGTTATTAGCGAGGGCATGCGAAAGGTCGATGCCTTGAGGTCTAGTGCAAGCGCAAAACTGGACAAGGCGGTTGAATACATGCTAAAGGAGTTTATGGGGTTGTTGCATGCTTAG
- a CDS encoding RuBisCO large subunit C-terminal-like domain-containing protein: MHRDVVARYRVETDLPMRKAAEAIAAEQSTGTWTEVKGAESDLAARVLSIDGNTVEIEFPVELFEPGNIPQYLSVIAGNLFGLEALKKVRLMDVDFPESLVRVHSGPKFGIDEARRIINVHDRPLVGTIVKPKVGLNPRQTAEVAGAAVRGGLDLVKDDETLTDQSFCPMEERVEEVMAELDRVESETGKRAFYAVNVTAGADTILERADRAIDRGANMLMVDVLTAGFSALEVLARGVNLPIHVHRTMHGALTRDRAHGISMLVIAKLVRMAGGTNLHTGSYVGKMASDIEENNQCRDALRGEWYGLKRVFPVASGGIHPGKVAGNLDGYGRDCIVQAGGGVHGHPDGTTAGARAMVQAVEAWLSGVPVSEYAKSHKELERALERWGSS; the protein is encoded by the coding sequence ATGCACAGAGATGTTGTGGCGCGCTACCGCGTCGAGACTGACCTTCCCATGAGAAAGGCTGCTGAGGCGATAGCTGCTGAGCAGTCGACGGGGACATGGACAGAGGTGAAGGGAGCTGAGAGCGATCTGGCGGCCAGGGTTCTTTCGATAGATGGCAATACCGTGGAGATAGAATTCCCTGTGGAGCTCTTCGAGCCGGGGAACATACCGCAGTATCTTTCTGTTATCGCGGGCAACCTCTTCGGTCTGGAGGCTCTGAAGAAGGTCCGGTTGATGGATGTCGATTTTCCAGAGTCGCTGGTCAGGGTGCACAGCGGCCCGAAGTTCGGGATAGATGAGGCAAGGAGGATCATCAATGTGCACGATCGGCCTCTCGTCGGCACGATAGTCAAGCCCAAGGTCGGGCTGAATCCCAGGCAGACCGCGGAGGTCGCAGGGGCTGCTGTGAGAGGCGGTCTCGATCTAGTCAAGGACGATGAGACCCTCACGGACCAGAGCTTCTGCCCGATGGAAGAAAGGGTCGAGGAGGTCATGGCGGAGCTTGACAGGGTCGAGAGCGAGACCGGAAAGAGGGCGTTCTACGCTGTCAACGTCACAGCTGGCGCTGACACGATCCTGGAAAGGGCAGATAGAGCGATCGACCGTGGTGCGAACATGCTCATGGTCGATGTTCTGACAGCTGGCTTCTCTGCGCTCGAGGTGCTCGCAAGAGGAGTGAATCTGCCGATACATGTGCACAGAACAATGCACGGAGCGCTGACCAGGGACAGAGCGCATGGCATATCGATGCTTGTCATAGCGAAGCTCGTGAGGATGGCGGGAGGCACTAATCTGCACACCGGCAGCTATGTTGGCAAGATGGCCAGCGATATCGAGGAGAACAACCAGTGCAGGGATGCTCTGCGTGGGGAGTGGTATGGCCTGAAAAGAGTCTTCCCGGTGGCTTCAGGCGGCATACATCCCGGAAAGGTCGCAGGCAACCTGGACGGCTACGGCAGAGACTGCATAGTGCAGGCTGGTGGTGGCGTACACGGGCATCCTGATGGAACGACCGCCGGGGCGAGGGCGATGGTCCAGGCAGTCGAGGCGTGGCTGAGCGGCGTACCGGTGAGTGAGTATGCGAAGAGCCACAAAGAGCTCGAGCGCGCGCTTGAGCGATGGGGTTCGAGCTAG
- a CDS encoding ABC transporter ATP-binding protein: protein MSVRIPRGLTYCLLGPNGSGKTTFIRAIVGLLRLDGGDLYVLGEHVSSVRSLYHRIGYMTQHRALYPDLTVQENMEFFAGLYGIDGQRRKRRIAELLDMVELSDHRDRLAGALSGGMYQRLSLACTLIHEPELLLLDEPTVGVDPALRQSFWMYFDQLASEGKTVIITTHMMDEAGRCRIVGYMRAGRMAAEGSPEEILRVAGLKTHLELRLADPERDASRLRSEGYDVEVSGGLVRIRIDGHVQIKEILEIVTPLDMRLREPSLEEAFLTLSGAA, encoded by the coding sequence CTGAGCGTCAGAATACCGCGGGGTCTGACGTACTGTCTGCTCGGCCCGAATGGCTCCGGCAAGACCACGTTCATACGCGCCATTGTGGGACTCCTTCGCCTTGATGGTGGCGATCTGTATGTCCTCGGGGAACACGTCTCCAGCGTCAGGTCTCTTTATCACAGAATCGGATACATGACGCAGCACCGTGCCCTCTATCCGGATCTGACTGTGCAGGAGAACATGGAGTTCTTCGCCGGCCTTTACGGCATTGATGGCCAGAGGAGAAAGAGACGGATCGCAGAGCTTCTGGATATGGTGGAGTTATCTGATCACAGGGATCGCCTGGCAGGGGCCCTGAGCGGCGGGATGTACCAGAGGCTCTCCCTCGCATGCACACTCATACACGAACCGGAGCTGCTGTTGCTCGATGAGCCGACTGTGGGGGTGGATCCAGCGCTGCGTCAGAGCTTCTGGATGTACTTCGATCAGCTCGCGTCAGAGGGGAAGACCGTGATCATAACCACCCACATGATGGACGAGGCCGGAAGGTGCAGGATTGTGGGATACATGCGTGCTGGGAGAATGGCCGCGGAGGGCAGCCCTGAGGAGATTCTGAGGGTTGCAGGTCTGAAGACGCATCTGGAGCTGCGGCTGGCGGATCCGGAGCGCGACGCGTCCCGCCTGAGATCTGAAGGATATGATGTGGAGGTGTCAGGAGGGCTGGTCAGGATCCGGATCGATGGGCATGTGCAGATAAAAGAGATCCTGGAGATCGTCACGCCTCTTGATATGAGGCTCAGGGAGCCCAGCCTGGAGGAGGCATTTCTCACACTCTCAGGAGCAGCATGA
- a CDS encoding HD domain-containing protein, protein MVEIRDPVHGYVKIDGLCLSLLDAPQLQRLRWIRQLGLASLVYPGASHSRFEHSLGAYHLAVILSDRLGLSDDDAMKIRAAALLHDIGHGPLSHVTEPILSRYLRRGHESIMDLLRSEEIRTRLEEYGITPEEIQRLIKGGTELGKIVSGEIDVDRMDYLIRDAHYTGVAYGVFDHLRLMERMHLSGGRLMIDYGGVHAAESLLLSRLLMQPTVYQHHVCRISECMVAGALRCMVEDLRYDPSSLLRMDDFELFAAMRSAGGYAAEISERIKTRRLFKRALYVGAESLEFVPKAGSERRLAEEIASEAGVDQRYVLLDSPPVPEVPEGRFPVMINTDVLQLREVSPVIRMLEDAHRATWRLGVYTLPEHRETVARAAERCLGARKPPVQHTLDSL, encoded by the coding sequence ATGGTGGAGATCAGGGATCCTGTTCACGGGTATGTGAAGATAGATGGTCTTTGTCTATCGCTGCTGGACGCCCCACAGCTTCAGAGGCTTCGCTGGATCAGGCAGCTCGGGCTTGCGTCTCTCGTGTATCCAGGAGCTTCTCACTCCAGGTTCGAGCACAGCCTGGGCGCGTATCATCTTGCTGTGATCCTCAGCGACCGGCTGGGGCTCAGCGATGATGACGCGATGAAAATAAGGGCTGCGGCGCTTCTCCATGACATCGGCCACGGTCCCCTCTCACATGTGACTGAGCCGATACTATCCAGGTACCTTCGCCGCGGGCACGAGAGCATCATGGATCTGCTCAGATCTGAGGAGATCCGCACCCGCCTTGAGGAGTACGGGATAACGCCTGAGGAGATACAGAGGCTCATAAAAGGCGGGACAGAGCTGGGGAAGATAGTCTCAGGCGAGATAGATGTGGACAGGATGGATTATCTCATAAGAGATGCGCACTACACGGGCGTCGCTTATGGTGTGTTTGACCACCTCAGGCTCATGGAGAGGATGCACCTGTCAGGAGGCAGGCTCATGATCGACTACGGGGGTGTGCATGCCGCAGAGTCACTTCTGCTCTCAAGACTGCTCATGCAGCCCACTGTGTATCAGCACCACGTATGCAGGATCTCCGAGTGCATGGTTGCAGGTGCGCTGAGATGCATGGTAGAGGATCTCCGCTATGACCCCTCATCACTTTTGAGAATGGATGACTTCGAGCTCTTTGCGGCCATGAGATCCGCGGGAGGGTATGCAGCTGAGATCTCAGAGCGAATCAAGACCAGGCGGCTCTTCAAGAGGGCGCTCTACGTCGGCGCAGAGTCCCTGGAGTTCGTGCCAAAGGCTGGAAGTGAAAGGAGGCTTGCAGAGGAGATAGCATCAGAGGCTGGCGTCGATCAGAGGTACGTGCTCCTGGACAGCCCGCCGGTCCCTGAGGTCCCGGAGGGGAGGTTCCCGGTGATGATCAACACAGATGTTTTGCAGCTGCGCGAGGTCTCGCCTGTGATAAGGATGCTGGAGGACGCACACAGGGCGACCTGGAGGCTCGGCGTCTACACACTTCCAGAACACAGGGAAACTGTCGCAAGAGCAGCGGAGCGCTGCCTGGGGGCTAGAAAGCCCCCTGTCCAGCACACACTCGATTCGCTGTGA
- a CDS encoding tRNA (cytidine(56)-2'-O)-methyltransferase, producing MRITVLRLGHRPERDKRITTHVGLVARAFGADEILIDGRDEGVVESLRDVVNRWGGSFSVADGIVWRDELRRFRDSGGKIVHLTMYGSRIDDVIGEIRSCERIMVVVGAEKVPPDVYSMADWNVAIGNQPHSEVAALAVFLDRLFMGRELNRDFGGRLEVIPAARGKVVLERRS from the coding sequence ATGCGAATAACCGTCCTCCGTCTGGGGCACCGCCCTGAGAGGGACAAAAGGATAACGACACATGTGGGGCTGGTGGCGAGGGCGTTCGGTGCCGATGAGATTCTCATAGATGGAAGAGATGAGGGCGTTGTTGAGAGCCTCAGAGACGTTGTGAATCGATGGGGAGGATCATTCAGTGTTGCAGACGGCATCGTCTGGAGGGATGAGCTGAGAAGGTTCAGGGATTCCGGGGGAAAGATAGTTCACCTCACGATGTATGGAAGCAGGATCGATGATGTGATCGGGGAGATAAGATCCTGTGAACGAATAATGGTCGTGGTTGGCGCTGAGAAGGTCCCGCCTGATGTTTACAGCATGGCGGACTGGAACGTGGCGATAGGAAACCAGCCGCACTCTGAGGTCGCAGCCCTTGCAGTATTTCTGGATCGTCTGTTCATGGGCAGGGAGCTGAACAGGGATTTCGGGGGAAGGCTGGAGGTCATACCGGCTGCCAGAGGGAAGGTGGTTCTCGAGAGGAGGTCGTGA
- a CDS encoding matrixin family metalloprotease, giving the protein MSGSQCKGVDLMRSLPTLVALFVLLAAPACAISVSVDTAGSHGAAAAHGTYSLSDDASFVSHSTLGDGTLNRQSAAAGTGGNMIKEGVSSGSGSVSRTVASDGALGYAASDDASGGEVASGMQASLSGSAGMFSTVSSGGENEMTVAGGFLGDGGDMSVSLTSVAADQAMTTGQASALGTQCFNGELTQGILGQDAAVSVHALYASDGRKMGEFGVIAQNARGKVATDSETSEPTYILTGYRWINNPGIDIIVSSNINDLPAGISADRVKSQIQAAEGTWDGAAAENLFDPVNTAAKGFNRNFALYSKRDGKNVHMWTSKGLSTNTIAMTVTWYTTSSKVKGADGNSYNRAVESDCWYNNRLNWRIDTSAGGGAGTNTYDIQTIALHELGHTLGLADLYAYNNRDKIMYGYNDGTSRWTLGTGDIAGIQKLYGTPS; this is encoded by the coding sequence ATGAGTGGGAGTCAGTGCAAGGGAGTCGATCTCATGAGATCTTTACCGACACTTGTTGCGCTTTTCGTGCTGCTTGCAGCTCCTGCCTGCGCGATATCGGTCTCCGTGGACACTGCCGGCAGCCATGGTGCGGCAGCAGCACATGGCACGTACAGCCTCAGTGACGATGCATCATTCGTCTCGCACAGCACGCTTGGAGATGGAACGCTTAACAGGCAGTCTGCGGCTGCTGGAACAGGCGGCAACATGATCAAAGAGGGCGTATCCAGCGGATCGGGCTCTGTGAGCAGGACAGTGGCATCTGATGGCGCGCTGGGCTATGCGGCCAGTGACGATGCCTCTGGCGGAGAGGTCGCGTCCGGAATGCAAGCATCGCTCAGCGGATCTGCAGGGATGTTCTCAACGGTCTCCAGCGGCGGCGAGAACGAGATGACAGTGGCTGGAGGATTCCTGGGAGATGGCGGGGATATGAGCGTCTCGCTCACATCCGTGGCCGCGGATCAGGCAATGACCACAGGCCAGGCCTCAGCCCTCGGAACTCAGTGCTTCAACGGCGAGCTGACCCAGGGAATACTCGGCCAGGACGCCGCTGTCAGCGTCCACGCGCTGTATGCCTCAGATGGCAGGAAGATGGGAGAGTTTGGCGTAATCGCACAGAACGCAAGAGGAAAGGTCGCAACGGATTCTGAGACTTCGGAGCCTACATACATCCTGACCGGATATCGATGGATAAACAATCCAGGTATAGATATCATAGTATCCTCCAACATCAATGATTTACCAGCCGGGATTTCTGCAGATCGTGTGAAATCGCAAATTCAAGCTGCAGAGGGTACTTGGGATGGTGCAGCTGCGGAGAACCTTTTCGACCCTGTCAACACCGCTGCAAAAGGCTTCAACCGGAATTTTGCATTGTATTCCAAGCGAGATGGCAAAAATGTGCATATGTGGACCTCCAAAGGTCTATCCACGAACACAATAGCGATGACCGTTACATGGTACACAACATCTTCTAAGGTAAAAGGTGCAGACGGTAATTCCTACAACAGAGCAGTGGAGTCCGACTGCTGGTATAACAACAGACTGAACTGGCGCATCGATACAAGCGCTGGTGGTGGAGCTGGTACCAACACCTATGACATCCAGACCATCGCCCTCCACGAGCTCGGACACACGCTGGGTCTGGCGGATCTGTACGCCTACAATAACAGAGACAAGATCATGTACGGATACAACGACGGGACCTCGCGATGGACGCTGGGCACAGGAGATATCGCAGGAATTCAGAAGCTATACGGTACCCCCTCCTAA
- a CDS encoding ATP-dependent DNA helicase — MYLDYIPYPSLRPHQDKMLDAVYEVVSTGDHGVLMIDAPTGSGKTSCISAALAAAPGKIVVAVRTVSQIGVYLDEISRIWSNTRHRPTVSYLIGKQKACPLASEIWGESIYFACMRLREGSKNYMASQIEKGYNDVYDPARDGIPDEPPGERTVCPHYLRSKEAFEINGKVYFRSSSAAVDAAERMSRRIVPVDALEKTCRGVCPYEVMSLHAKSSDIIILNYHHLFSPDFQDAIIQWLGLEADRMTVIVDEAHNLGDSVREMNTRVLTPRILELAEREIDRFEKALGQAKLGEEHHDWRREGLKTARHLIPRIRRFMAAREARSKDGETLLDGELFRQYVYDGIDDIDLALSYLSNVAVAIAEMKLAESDHETLYGDIQPSLATMVLFLREVEEAEHDPSYQRKIVTTSSGERRWTRLEVTKIDPAPVIRRVVDNVNATLMLSGTLSPIDAYELYCLGEPGRARKISLPNPFPQSNRLIIAAERATTQLSARENPENRNLISGYISALIEEVPGNVAVFFTSYPMMASYRDACTRFARGAGKRVFTEPRSAEDVPQILEEFFRAGRSNGAVLLGVSGGKLAEGIDYKGEALNGVAVVGLPLSVFDEIQKEVISYYTQKYGKKRGTLIAYTLPAINRGLQAAGRVIRAESERGVILLCDSRFASRGLGGVRMYLPEWVQSEMVMADPERCRLLIREKLREWREASH; from the coding sequence GTGTATCTCGACTACATCCCCTATCCATCGCTGCGCCCGCATCAGGACAAGATGCTCGATGCCGTCTACGAGGTGGTCTCCACAGGCGACCACGGCGTTCTGATGATAGATGCGCCCACAGGCTCAGGAAAGACGAGCTGCATATCAGCGGCACTTGCAGCTGCCCCTGGAAAGATCGTAGTGGCAGTCAGGACCGTGAGCCAGATAGGGGTTTATCTTGATGAAATTAGCAGGATCTGGTCGAACACAAGACACAGACCCACCGTCTCCTACCTGATAGGAAAGCAGAAGGCATGCCCGCTTGCATCTGAGATCTGGGGGGAGAGCATTTACTTCGCGTGCATGAGGCTCAGAGAGGGATCGAAGAACTACATGGCATCGCAGATCGAGAAGGGTTACAACGATGTGTACGATCCAGCCAGGGACGGGATACCTGATGAGCCTCCTGGGGAGAGAACCGTCTGCCCTCATTACCTGAGAAGCAAAGAGGCGTTCGAGATCAACGGAAAGGTGTACTTCAGGTCTTCCTCAGCTGCAGTGGATGCTGCAGAGAGGATGAGCAGGAGGATCGTCCCTGTTGATGCCCTCGAGAAGACCTGTAGAGGCGTCTGCCCGTATGAGGTGATGTCGCTTCATGCGAAGAGCAGTGACATCATCATCCTGAACTACCATCACCTCTTCAGCCCGGATTTTCAGGACGCCATAATCCAGTGGCTCGGTCTTGAGGCAGACCGCATGACGGTGATAGTGGACGAGGCCCACAACCTCGGCGACTCTGTTAGGGAGATGAACACCAGGGTGCTCACGCCTAGGATCCTTGAGCTGGCAGAGCGCGAGATCGACAGATTCGAGAAGGCGCTGGGCCAGGCGAAGCTTGGAGAGGAGCACCACGACTGGCGCAGGGAGGGCCTGAAGACTGCCAGGCATCTCATACCAAGAATCCGGAGGTTCATGGCCGCGAGGGAAGCCAGATCGAAGGATGGGGAGACTCTTCTCGATGGCGAGCTCTTCAGGCAGTACGTGTACGATGGCATCGACGATATAGATCTCGCTCTCTCCTATCTGAGCAATGTAGCGGTTGCGATCGCGGAGATGAAGCTTGCAGAGAGCGATCACGAAACGCTCTACGGGGATATCCAGCCCAGCCTCGCCACAATGGTTCTCTTCCTCAGAGAGGTCGAGGAGGCTGAGCACGACCCGTCGTACCAGAGAAAGATCGTGACGACATCGTCAGGGGAGAGGAGATGGACTCGCCTGGAGGTTACTAAGATCGATCCAGCTCCTGTGATAAGAAGGGTTGTCGATAACGTCAACGCAACCCTGATGCTCAGCGGCACCCTCTCGCCGATCGATGCATACGAGCTGTACTGTCTGGGCGAGCCAGGCAGAGCCAGAAAGATCTCCCTCCCAAATCCATTCCCCCAGAGCAACCGCCTGATCATAGCAGCGGAGAGGGCGACAACGCAGCTCAGCGCTAGGGAGAATCCAGAGAACAGGAATCTGATATCCGGCTATATCAGCGCCCTGATAGAGGAGGTGCCTGGAAACGTCGCAGTGTTCTTCACCTCATACCCGATGATGGCCTCGTACCGGGATGCATGCACCAGATTCGCACGAGGCGCAGGCAAGCGGGTGTTCACAGAGCCCAGATCTGCAGAGGATGTCCCTCAGATCCTGGAGGAGTTCTTCAGGGCAGGCAGGAGCAATGGCGCTGTGCTGCTCGGGGTCTCTGGAGGAAAGCTCGCAGAGGGAATAGACTACAAGGGTGAGGCTCTCAACGGGGTGGCTGTTGTCGGTCTTCCCCTCTCGGTCTTCGATGAGATCCAGAAGGAGGTCATCTCCTACTACACTCAAAAGTACGGGAAAAAGCGGGGCACGCTGATAGCATACACCCTTCCAGCGATCAATCGTGGTCTCCAGGCGGCTGGCAGGGTCATAAGGGCGGAGAGCGAGAGGGGAGTCATACTCCTGTGCGACAGCAGGTTCGCGTCAAGGGGTCTGGGGGGTGTCAGGATGTATCTGCCAGAGTGGGTTCAGAGTGAGATGGTGATGGCAGATCCTGAGAGGTGCAGACTTCTGATAAGAGAGAAACTGAGGGAATGGAGGGAGGCTTCACACTGA
- a CDS encoding FmdE family protein, whose amino-acid sequence MEDDLKRAVEFHGHMCPGLAIGYRVAKYVMNHYRRSEDEELVAVVENNSCSVDAIQEMLGCTFGKGNLIFVDNGKQVFTFYHRGDGKAIRIYFRDEILQEIFSTGRGEEARSKAMEAILSAPEENILSVREVDIPEPPRARIYPSIRCQECGESFMEIRGRVVNGKIVCKECFSRLT is encoded by the coding sequence ATGGAAGATGATTTAAAAAGAGCGGTCGAGTTTCACGGCCATATGTGCCCGGGTCTCGCGATCGGCTACAGGGTGGCGAAATATGTGATGAACCACTATCGCAGATCCGAGGACGAGGAGCTCGTGGCGGTTGTCGAGAACAACTCATGCAGCGTCGATGCAATTCAGGAGATGCTGGGATGCACCTTCGGCAAGGGAAACCTGATATTCGTCGATAACGGCAAGCAGGTCTTCACATTCTACCACAGGGGCGACGGGAAGGCCATAAGGATCTACTTCAGGGATGAGATCCTGCAGGAGATATTCAGCACGGGAAGAGGTGAGGAGGCGAGATCGAAGGCCATGGAAGCGATACTGAGCGCTCCTGAGGAGAACATACTCTCAGTGAGAGAGGTGGATATCCCCGAGCCTCCGAGAGCAAGGATTTATCCCTCCATAAGGTGTCAGGAGTGCGGCGAGAGCTTCATGGAGATCAGGGGCAGGGTTGTGAACGGCAAGATCGTGTGTAAGGAGTGTTTCTCCCGGCTGACATGA
- a CDS encoding ABC transporter permease, translated as MDIRRVCVVALRVVRQLKRDRRTIGLITFAPIVLMMLFGYALSGEMSGIQLGIVDLGGHPALRSYLEGVKDFTVLHLGSVSDAERLVYDGRLNGAVVISPSEIRLLLDATSPQIASAIRGAALAGARGELPGSGAAIVERYVYGYDMDMTDTIGPAILGLVVFFFTFINAAVAFVRERSQGTLEKFMVSPLSSTEIVSGYILGFSLFTLLQSTTTLLVVIFVFGVPIRGSPLLLLSIVILLGAGALALGTFFSNFARSEFQVVQFIPMVVIPQIILSGVWWPIQSIPDFVRPVSYILPLTYATDALRAVMLKGSTLMDVLYPDVTALIVFFTLSFASAILVLHREVT; from the coding sequence ATGGATATCAGGCGTGTTTGCGTGGTCGCGCTTCGAGTGGTGCGCCAGCTCAAGAGGGACAGGCGGACGATCGGACTGATTACATTTGCGCCCATAGTTCTCATGATGCTGTTCGGCTACGCCCTCTCAGGAGAGATGAGCGGAATCCAGCTCGGGATCGTGGATCTGGGTGGGCATCCGGCGCTCAGGTCATATCTGGAGGGCGTGAAGGATTTCACAGTTCTTCACCTGGGATCCGTGTCTGATGCTGAGCGGCTCGTCTACGATGGAAGGCTCAACGGCGCAGTGGTTATATCGCCCTCTGAGATTCGCCTGCTCCTGGACGCCACCAGCCCACAGATAGCCAGCGCGATAAGAGGTGCGGCTCTTGCCGGGGCCAGGGGCGAGCTTCCGGGGAGTGGCGCAGCAATCGTCGAGAGATACGTATACGGCTATGATATGGACATGACTGACACGATCGGGCCGGCCATACTCGGTCTGGTGGTGTTCTTCTTCACGTTCATCAACGCAGCAGTGGCATTCGTCAGGGAGAGATCTCAGGGAACGCTGGAGAAGTTCATGGTATCGCCACTGAGCAGCACGGAGATCGTCTCGGGATACATCCTGGGATTCTCTCTTTTCACGCTCCTGCAGTCCACAACCACGCTGCTTGTGGTGATCTTCGTCTTCGGTGTCCCCATTAGGGGCAGCCCGCTGCTTCTTCTCTCGATCGTCATCCTTCTGGGCGCTGGGGCTCTGGCCCTTGGAACATTTTTCTCAAACTTCGCCAGGAGTGAGTTCCAGGTGGTCCAGTTCATCCCGATGGTCGTGATACCGCAGATCATACTTTCAGGCGTGTGGTGGCCTATTCAGTCGATACCGGATTTCGTCAGGCCTGTATCGTACATCCTGCCACTGACATATGCCACTGATGCTCTGAGGGCAGTTATGCTGAAGGGCAGCACTCTTATGGATGTTCTCTATCCTGATGTCACGGCACTGATAGTTTTCTTCACTCTGTCATTCGCATCTGCCATCCTGGTCTTGCACAGAGAGGTGACGTGA
- a CDS encoding ATP-grasp domain-containing protein yields the protein MRILVIGQSVRNIAISAFRAGYSVVAADCYCDLDLVEAVEAHRLHIEDLLDAERINAIIESVDPDAVVLGPGVETVRINGYSVMNNSPDRILRVSDKLWLARWLEERGYPHPDTWDGDPPDDRRMMLKPRIGAGGCGCRIFDGGAVPPGYIVQEFVEGVPASASVICDGSDARTIAVNEQLSGAAWLNADGFRYCGNITPLDVEENTRGRIARIAEEIVAGLGLVGSNGVDFILTENDAVVIEVNPRFQGSLDSVELSTGISVFQAHLNAFDGRLPEVKRETRFAGRAVLYSSELIRIDCDLRRITPCIADVPPPGSVIGTGEPVLSILATGSGRDEVMSCLKERRDALVQGIQRNVS from the coding sequence ATGCGAATACTGGTGATTGGTCAGAGCGTGCGGAACATCGCCATCTCTGCCTTCAGGGCAGGATACTCCGTGGTCGCTGCCGACTGCTACTGCGATCTCGATCTCGTTGAGGCTGTGGAGGCTCACAGGCTCCATATCGAGGATCTACTCGATGCTGAGAGGATAAATGCGATCATCGAGAGCGTCGATCCAGATGCCGTGGTCCTGGGACCGGGCGTTGAGACCGTACGCATAAATGGGTACAGTGTGATGAACAACAGCCCGGACCGGATTCTGAGGGTCTCGGATAAGCTCTGGCTTGCGAGATGGCTTGAGGAGAGGGGGTATCCGCACCCAGACACATGGGATGGGGATCCACCAGACGATCGCAGGATGATGCTGAAGCCGAGGATCGGCGCCGGTGGCTGCGGGTGCAGGATCTTTGATGGAGGCGCAGTTCCCCCTGGTTACATCGTCCAGGAGTTCGTCGAGGGGGTTCCTGCAAGCGCCTCTGTGATATGCGACGGCTCGGATGCCAGAACAATCGCTGTCAATGAGCAGCTCTCAGGAGCAGCATGGCTGAACGCGGATGGTTTCAGATACTGCGGAAACATAACGCCGCTGGATGTGGAGGAGAATACGAGAGGGCGAATCGCCCGCATCGCAGAGGAGATCGTCGCAGGGCTCGGGCTCGTCGGCTCGAACGGCGTCGACTTCATTCTCACAGAAAATGACGCTGTGGTCATCGAGGTTAACCCGCGCTTCCAGGGCAGTCTTGATTCCGTGGAGCTCTCAACAGGGATCTCAGTGTTCCAGGCGCATCTCAACGCCTTTGATGGGCGTTTACCTGAGGTGAAGAGAGAGACGCGCTTCGCAGGCAGGGCTGTCCTCTACTCCAGCGAGCTCATCCGTATAGATTGCGATCTCAGAAGGATAACACCATGCATAGCGGATGTCCCCCCACCAGGATCGGTGATCGGGACGGGGGAACCTGTGCTCTCGATTCTCGCAACAGGCTCCGGTAGGGATGAAGTTATGAGCTGTCTGAAAGAGAGAAGAGATGCGCTCGTTCAGGGCATTCAGCGTAATGTCTCCTGA